CATGGTGGCGGCGATGTTGCCGTTCACATAGACATCAATGTGGCTGCCGGGAAGCACGTCCTGCGAATAGGCAGCATCGAGCAGCAGCGTCACATGGCCGTAGGAATCGGCGTAGAAATCAGCCGGCATGCCGATCATGAAATCCGTCCTGAACCGGCGGCCGCTGAACTCCTGCGTGGCGACGCCCAGTTCGGAAAATGTCTTGAGCCCGGCCTCGAAAAAAAGCGGTACGTCTGGCATGTGCCATGTCTGCGTGGCGAGGCTCGTTCGCTGGCTGGTCGCAGGCCGGTCCAGAACCTTGGCGATGTCCTCGACCGCCGAGCCGACAGCCTGCCAGTTGGGCCCGGTGACCACGAGGGTGGACGGGCCGCCATTGGGATCGTCGACCATCGCCGAGACCGGAGCGGTCGTCGCGCCTGGCGGCAATGCCGGCAGGTATTGCTGGATGTCGGCTGCCGGGCCAACGACCGCCACTGCCTGGCCGGCGCGCGCTGGCGCATCGGGCTTCTCGCGCAGTGCGAAGGTCTGGTTCGGCATGTTGGACAATGTGGCCAGCACTTCGGCCAACCGGACGACGGGAACCGTGGCCGGGGTTTGTGTCATTGACGGCGCCACCAACAGAAAACTGGTCCCGCCTTTTTCGTCGACCCCGACGGCGCGGATGTCCTCGACGCTTTTCCAGCGGCCGGCAGCCTGGTCCTGAAAGGTCAGAAAGGTCTTGGCCGGATCAAATCGTGTCCACAATTCATAGGTGGATGCGACCGTGCAGTCGGTGCGGTGGCGCTGCTGCGCTTCGACGACGATCTCGTTCAGGCCCTGGTGAAGCAGGTTGGCGGGGATGTCGACGCCAAGCTCGGCCGTGCCATTGGACGATTTGATCTGTGTATCGACCAGCTTGTTGCCATTGATCGACAGTACCAGATGCGAAATCTCGGGCGCCACGACAACCGCGTTCTGGTAGCCGATGCGAAGCCCTGCCGGCGAGGCAGCCTCCTGCTGGGTGAGGTAGATGGCCCAAGAGCGGCGCGCCGTCTCACCCGACAGTACGAATTCAGGAAACGGCAGAAGGTAGCGCCGCTGCCTGTCGGCAACGGTGGGAAGCGGTTGCGGGTTGGTGCCCTGCGACGGCTGTGTCTGGGGTTGGCCACTGGCCGCCGGACGGCCGAGCTCGGGCGTCATGTCGAAGGGTATCGATTGCGCGCCTGCGGCCACTGTCGACAACAGCACTGCGAGGCCAGCGTAGAGCCGTGCTCTCATGGCCGCCGCTCCGCGGCCTTGGCGACGGGCGTGTCATGCTCCGATCGGCCGCGAATATCGCGCAGGAGATAAACGACGCCGCGATAGGTCTGGTAGAGCGCCAGCCGCAGGAACCAGAAGGTGCCGCGCAACAGGCCGGGATTGCCCCGGCGCGACAGTTGGAATTCCTCCCACTGCTTGGAATTGGCGAAGATCAGATCCGCGACCAGCTTGTGATGCGCCGCCTCTTGCGGGCGATAGCGGCAGCCGATGGCGATGCCGTCGGCGGTGCGTTCGAAATTGCGGATGGCGACAGGCAGGACGCCGTCGGTGTCGGTCGCAAAGGTGCGGAAACGCAAGGCCGCTTCGGCACCCTGCGCGATCTCCTCCAGTTCGGCGCCCGAGACCACGACCCTGGCCCCGTTGGCGGAGACGTTTTCGATCGTTCCCTTCAGCCACCGTCCATTGAGGTTGAAGTCGCAGCGGCGGCTCACCTTCACGCGTCGTGTCGCGGCGCGCTCACCGCGCTCGGAGACCACGCCCAGCGCGCATCCCGCCATGATCAGATTGAGCAGGTTCCAGCCGCCGACGACCAGGGTGACGTCGGCTTTGTAGGGCTCGGCATAGACCTTGTAGATGGTCATGGCGACGCCGAGCAGCAGAACGCCAAAGATGACGAAGAACGGCCTGCCGATTTCGGAAAGCCGGCTCGTGGCGATGGATTCGTCCTTGGCCGTGACCTTGAAGGTGGGCTTGCGCGGATTGGCGATCACCGAAACCACCGCCGGAAGCAGGTGGATAGTCTGAACATATTCGTAGAGTTCCGAAATCCACGGCCAGCGGAACGCCCCGTAGAGGTAGTTCTGCATCATCAGGTTCACGATCATGTAGGCGAGCGTGTAGGCCATG
The genomic region above belongs to Mesorhizobium terrae and contains:
- a CDS encoding cellulose biosynthesis cyclic di-GMP-binding regulatory protein BcsB yields the protein MRARLYAGLAVLLSTVAAGAQSIPFDMTPELGRPAASGQPQTQPSQGTNPQPLPTVADRQRRYLLPFPEFVLSGETARRSWAIYLTQQEAASPAGLRIGYQNAVVVAPEISHLVLSINGNKLVDTQIKSSNGTAELGVDIPANLLHQGLNEIVVEAQQRHRTDCTVASTYELWTRFDPAKTFLTFQDQAAGRWKSVEDIRAVGVDEKGGTSFLLVAPSMTQTPATVPVVRLAEVLATLSNMPNQTFALREKPDAPARAGQAVAVVGPAADIQQYLPALPPGATTAPVSAMVDDPNGGPSTLVVTGPNWQAVGSAVEDIAKVLDRPATSQRTSLATQTWHMPDVPLFFEAGLKTFSELGVATQEFSGRRFRTDFMIGMPADFYADSYGHVTLLLDAAYSQDVLPGSHIDVYVNGNIAATMPITSTGGEILRHLPINVTMRHFRPGDNSIAIEAVLQTKSDAVCAPGATGSGSSRFVLFDSSELVVPAFARIGRTPNLSAVSGNGFPYGRAGEPVPLIVDNSEPKALSAAASLLARMSVAAGRPIPVKAATASGATTDRDAIFVGAVSQIPATVLAQLGIAGDVALTWGEATSPAGTNTDATFDEWRQRLRGSGWRGQVSMFEDWLNRTFNFSFSSLRLIPRSDRPFSPPGGTSLLLAQQASPDGFGTWTVATAPNADLLQEGVDALAQQTQWRQLSGRIAALDVLSHKVTTEPVVRFGFVQTQPFSISNYRLIVANWLSANALAYSVALAVLSILLGLATAGLLASLGRRP